The Gossypium raimondii isolate GPD5lz chromosome 2, ASM2569854v1, whole genome shotgun sequence genome segment CAATGGGACCTTAACATGgcaaatgtttgaattttgaaagaattcatcCGAAATTGTTGCTCAAAttgtcggatcctcgtatggtgtctattgaaactacatgaatgtgataaaaatattagttatatacataatactaaatactaaatatgaaacgactattatatatatatatatattatttaatacttacttgcacttccgaccgttggtcttgcacttccgaccgttggtctaaTGAAGTCGTATATATTTAAGAGCGGTAGGTATTCCAACATAACTCgtcggatggttccacctaattaaataaatttttagcatacaattttattttaaatctatgtaataattgtaaagtcaaataaaaaaaattacctcgTTATAAGtaggaatgtatatgggtggttcactcgaggatgTAAAAATGGAAAACTAAACAGAGCCCATGATTGTAGTAGTGATAGACAACCTCCgattttggctttatttggtggcgtcgccccgcacatctcccagTACAATATTGCCAACACGGCAGACCCCAAACTAAATTTGTCAGAtactctaaaatcaacgagttttagcagccacctcAGATGTACGAGGTTTCCTGACAAGTCTGACATCAAATAACCTCTAATCATCTCAAggatgtatgcccgagcatatcgtgTTCTTTCTACTTCAGTCGAATCATTCCTCGACTCTGGGAATGTGTCTTGTAACCAGCtcatctcgatccgacctccATAAATATTATCCGAAATCGCACCAAAAAGATCGTAACATATGGCTCCCCAATCAGCAGATTGAACAGACCCGGTGAGTGCAGACCCATCCACCGGCAATCCTAATTGTAACTGCATGTCCTCCAAAGTAATAGTACACTCTccgcatggaagatggaatgtgtgcgtctcaggTCTATACCTCTCTATTAACACACTGATGAGTTTCTGGTCCAACTTGCATCTCCGGCCTATAgtggccacgtgccaaaaacccgctcccttcaagtaattttctatcaacggtgatggaggaccagaCATATTACGAATATAACATTGTAACACCATATCTAcagattgttataaaaaaaatataaaatacaaattaattaaaattacataaatgaaaaaaatattaaataatattcaaaaattaaaattaacccttaccattttcatttgttcgacgaaGATATGTTTATAatcgagacgaattaattcccCGGCCATTGCTAACAtgatcaaatatttttgaaattataaaaataatactaatttagaaaaaaattaaaagaaaataattaattaaagagagctttgagaaatttaaggagaaatttgagagttttgagaaatttagggagaaatttgagagttttttgttaaaatttgaagaaatactATGTGAAATAATAGGAGAGGGGGTTtttatactcttttttttttactgttggaCCTCCCaatgtcaaaaaataaaatagccGTTGAGGAAAAAAACACGGAGCAAAACGCGCACttgagggagcgattttgccatgtcaacaaagcgcgtccacgtcagcacgtTTTGTGCTAACATAGTAAAATCGCTTTCCCAGGGGCGCGTTTTGCTAAATTTCACCCTAAAATGCTCCTACGTGAATGCGTTTTTGCCAAAATTGGCCTTTTTCGGTAAATAATGCAAAAATTGAcccatttttataaatatacttGGAAATGCACatttataagtaaattaatcaaaattatgtgtaaatgtatctaaataaaaataaaatgtaagaaAAGACAGTGATGTTTTATACATGATTACACTCTCATTTGTAATATTATCTTtcctaaataaataatagttggtgtttgattattttgaaaagGATAATTCGAGtctttatttattgaaatactAATACATAGCGTCaatataattacttttttgGTCCTTTTGCTTTGATACACAATTCTGttaattacaaacaaaatttcttattattttgtttcacggaaaaagaattaaatgctgaaaatattaattaaatgaattactttttttaaagaaatcttTGAACAAATTGGATAATTGTCGCGGTATATTCGCACCTATAGAAATTCTCGCGATATATTGTCGGCGTATCGGCAGCTGATTTAATGCCCATTACAAATCTAACGGCGACGGATGAACTCCAATTCCTGAGACGTGGACACCTGTAGTTTTTACAAACCCAGTTGAAAGCAGCCACGTAGGGTAAATGTTGGGCCCATTCAGACATAAACTGAGGTGGCAGGTATTTATTGGTTAAAAAGGAGTTAACCATGGACTGTGGTCGACAACTAACACTAGTCAACAAATCCTTTTAGATTCAAGAAAACTATGGTTAAAAAAGTGTACCCCAAGCCCAACGGTGTACGGCTCACATCCCGTTTTTTCTCTCTCTCGATCGCATTGTAATCTGCACTATATTctcatttctaattttattctTCTTTCTCTATACAGATTTCTCTATATTTTCTCGATTCGCTTATACTTGAAGACAGGCAGGGGTTTCAACGGCCATTCCACGACAATTTTCGCCGGAAAAGTGATTAGATTGCCGAGGAAGAGaaggatttttttgttttttttttcggGAAAATACTGTTTAATATTCGATTGGAATTGGTTGAGTTGTTAAGAGTTTCATTTGGGAAGAGGAGGAAAAAATTTGGATCTCTTTGattgattttgaattattttgttgttgttgatgttgTTTTGGAAGTTCACGGATCTCGAAAATTTTcggaaaatagaaagaaaagaaaggaaaaggttTTTGTTAAATTAGATGCAGATTTTCTGAAAATCGACCTACATTGATCGAATCTGACAGGAAGAAGACGGTGGCGTATCGGGGGGGGGGGAGAGATGAGGAGGGTGGAAATCGGGGTTATTGCTGGAAATGTGCAGTATTGAAGGGAAGGGGAAAGGGAAAATGAGAGGGATAAGAATGGGGGCAACGAAAGGGGGAGGTGGCGGCGGAGGGGAGAGAGTTGAGAAGTTGAAGAGCTCGAGAACGAAGCTGTGGATGATACGCGCCACGACATCGGTGTTGCTTTGGACTTGCATCGTACAATTAACGGCCTTGGGGGATACTTGGGGTCCACATCTCCTTAAAGGTTGGCCTTCCTGTTTTTCTCACCAGGATTCTTCCGTTTCCGTTGTTGAAGATAAGGTTCCCTCCGTTCCTGCCCGTGTTCTTCCTCCCAAAAGTAAGATTTTCCaccttttttttgttctttttttttttactcaaatttctgCTGATTTTGATGTAGTTATTCTTTATTAG includes the following:
- the LOC105789638 gene encoding protein MAIN-LIKE 2-like, producing MQLQLGLPVDGSALTGSVQSADWGAICYDLFGAISDNIYGGRIEMSWLQDTFPESRNDSTEVERTRYARAYILEMIRGYLMSDLSGNLVHLRWLLKLVDFRVSDKFSLGSAVLAILYWEMCGATPPNKAKIGVHKYVSALLKAPEQTLEHLASTEQSVVVVCRDRFKV